A section of the Marinoscillum sp. 108 genome encodes:
- a CDS encoding TonB-dependent receptor: MRQFTKLFIIIIAMVSASSYTDAQDFKISGTLLDSETKEALIGATIIEKGTTNGTVTDLEGNYQLMVSGSEAVLVFTYLGYSSKEVRVNNQSVINATLDIDFSELEEVVVMGYGSVRKSDLTGAVASVKGEDLLKVPNASPVQALQGKVSGLQVLSPSGDPGATPVVRLRGVTTLNNNNPLFVVDGVIIEKGVSDNSGSGTPLDFLNANDIESVEVLKDASATAIFGSRGSNGVIIITTKRGAQGAPRINFNAELGWQVVANKIDLMNGKEFGQYVNDIDLTEPGPYNVDQLSSTDWQDEIYNDYAPIQSYSFSFGGASEKVDYYFGLGYFGQEGILPKSGLERITTKINTNYEIAKNLDIGLSLSVALKEKQNSPGVVNTALRAWPIDAPYTTDPATGEKIFAEVQGGGNALAAIEYTNNVNKSIESVGNVFAQYAFLDGFSVKSSLQFSLGMSKNKSFTPEYFVAPLQQNETSDISQSYNDNSFVLWENTISYVKEIGVHRFNTVAGYTTQRVKSEFLSGSAQNLLRDGESFWYIDASDGDPLLQDVSNNASHSAIQSYLFRFNYSLMNKYLFTATYRRDGSSKFGPNNRYGVFPSLALGWNLSEEAFFPDVSFLGNVKLRASWGIVGNDKISYDAQFPQIDQSFGAVFGQNEQYVAGAAYATGGNPNLKWEETEQFDIGLNFDMFNGRLVSEMDYYVKTTNDILVNLEPIGYTGLGAFQQIVYNVASVENKGFEFSLNWQDDIGNFNYKLGFLGSTVKNTVLELGQDIGVDSLIVAGDLGNGQQVSRTAVGQPIGFFYGYDAIGVFQTQQQVDATPHLFGQTVGDLIYRDANEDGILDGDDRIMLGNSIPGLVYGFNTEVGYKGFRVGLDFQGQTGVDIYNGKQAVRFSLLNYEARFLDHWTPSNPSNENFRAVSGGTNYTPSNYFIEDGSYLRLRTVTLSYSFQQAVLNSVGAQSLKVYVRGTNLFTKTQFSGYSPDLGASSALDGVIDKGVYPITKVYSVGLNLTF, translated from the coding sequence ATGAGGCAGTTTACTAAGCTATTTATTATCATTATCGCAATGGTTTCTGCATCCAGCTATACGGATGCACAGGATTTTAAAATTAGTGGGACACTCCTGGATTCTGAGACCAAAGAAGCGCTGATCGGAGCCACGATCATTGAGAAGGGGACCACCAATGGTACCGTAACGGATTTGGAGGGTAATTATCAATTGATGGTCTCCGGTTCGGAGGCTGTTTTGGTTTTTACCTATTTGGGTTATTCATCCAAAGAAGTGCGGGTGAATAACCAAAGCGTCATTAACGCTACATTGGATATAGATTTTTCTGAACTGGAAGAAGTGGTAGTGATGGGTTATGGATCGGTCCGCAAGAGTGACCTCACGGGAGCAGTGGCCTCAGTGAAGGGCGAGGATTTACTCAAAGTGCCCAATGCCAGCCCGGTTCAGGCCCTTCAGGGAAAGGTATCGGGACTTCAGGTATTGAGTCCCAGTGGAGATCCTGGAGCCACTCCGGTGGTTAGACTGAGAGGGGTAACTACCCTCAACAACAACAACCCCCTCTTTGTGGTGGATGGTGTGATTATAGAGAAAGGGGTTTCTGATAACAGCGGCTCCGGTACACCGTTGGATTTCTTGAATGCCAATGATATCGAGTCAGTAGAGGTGCTGAAGGATGCTTCGGCTACCGCCATTTTTGGTTCGAGGGGTAGCAATGGGGTGATCATCATTACCACCAAGCGGGGAGCGCAAGGTGCTCCGAGAATTAACTTTAACGCTGAGCTGGGTTGGCAGGTGGTTGCCAATAAAATTGATTTGATGAATGGTAAGGAGTTTGGTCAGTATGTCAATGACATTGACTTAACCGAGCCAGGCCCATATAACGTAGATCAGCTCTCCTCTACCGACTGGCAAGATGAGATTTACAATGACTATGCACCCATTCAGTCCTATTCATTCTCTTTTGGGGGAGCTAGTGAAAAGGTAGATTATTACTTCGGACTGGGCTATTTCGGACAAGAGGGCATTTTGCCCAAATCAGGATTAGAACGAATCACTACCAAGATCAATACCAACTACGAGATCGCCAAGAACTTAGATATTGGGTTGAGCCTCTCAGTAGCACTCAAAGAAAAGCAAAACAGTCCTGGAGTTGTGAATACGGCACTTCGGGCCTGGCCGATTGATGCGCCCTATACCACTGACCCAGCGACAGGGGAGAAAATTTTTGCCGAAGTTCAGGGTGGGGGAAATGCCCTGGCGGCAATTGAATACACCAACAACGTCAATAAGAGTATAGAAAGTGTAGGAAACGTTTTTGCCCAGTATGCTTTTCTGGATGGCTTCTCGGTGAAGTCCAGTTTACAGTTTTCACTGGGAATGAGCAAAAACAAGAGTTTCACACCCGAGTATTTCGTAGCTCCCTTGCAGCAAAATGAAACAAGCGATATTTCACAGAGCTACAATGACAACAGTTTTGTGCTTTGGGAAAACACCATTTCCTATGTAAAAGAAATAGGTGTTCACCGATTCAATACCGTGGCTGGTTATACCACTCAGCGAGTGAAATCTGAATTCCTATCGGGTTCTGCCCAGAATCTCCTTCGTGATGGGGAATCCTTCTGGTACATCGATGCGTCAGATGGCGACCCATTGCTTCAGGATGTGTCTAACAACGCCTCTCATTCTGCCATTCAGTCCTACTTGTTTAGGTTCAATTATAGTTTGATGAATAAGTATTTATTCACCGCCACGTATAGGAGAGATGGTTCTTCTAAGTTTGGCCCTAACAACCGATATGGAGTATTCCCATCGTTGGCACTCGGCTGGAATTTATCAGAAGAGGCCTTTTTTCCCGATGTGAGTTTTCTGGGTAACGTGAAGCTTCGAGCGAGCTGGGGGATTGTAGGGAATGATAAGATCAGCTATGATGCCCAGTTTCCGCAGATTGATCAGTCATTCGGGGCTGTATTTGGTCAAAATGAACAGTATGTGGCAGGGGCCGCGTATGCGACCGGAGGCAATCCCAACCTGAAATGGGAAGAGACCGAACAGTTTGACATAGGGTTAAATTTTGACATGTTTAACGGTCGGTTGGTTTCCGAAATGGATTATTATGTAAAGACGACCAATGACATTCTGGTTAACCTGGAACCTATAGGCTATACAGGACTCGGAGCTTTCCAACAGATCGTGTATAATGTGGCTTCTGTTGAAAACAAGGGATTTGAGTTTAGTCTGAACTGGCAGGATGATATCGGCAACTTCAACTATAAGCTTGGCTTTTTGGGATCGACTGTGAAAAATACGGTGCTGGAGCTTGGACAAGACATTGGCGTAGATTCACTAATAGTGGCAGGTGACTTGGGCAATGGCCAGCAGGTGTCCAGAACTGCCGTGGGGCAGCCCATTGGTTTTTTCTATGGATATGATGCGATTGGCGTATTCCAGACACAGCAGCAGGTAGATGCTACACCTCATCTTTTTGGGCAGACGGTCGGTGATTTGATCTACCGGGATGCCAATGAAGATGGTATACTGGATGGCGATGATCGGATCATGCTCGGAAATTCAATACCCGGATTGGTTTATGGATTCAATACGGAAGTAGGATACAAAGGCTTTAGGGTTGGCCTTGACTTTCAGGGGCAGACAGGGGTAGATATCTACAATGGCAAGCAAGCCGTGAGGTTTTCGCTGCTGAACTATGAAGCCAGGTTTTTGGATCACTGGACTCCTTCCAACCCTTCCAATGAAAATTTCAGAGCTGTTTCGGGCGGAACCAATTATACACCTTCCAATTATTTCATAGAAGATGGCTCTTACCTGCGCCTGCGAACGGTCACTTTGTCTTACAGTTTCCAGCAGGCCGTTTTGAATAGTGTGGGCGCACAGTCACTCAAAGTGTACGTTCGTGGCACCAATCTTTTCACCAAGACACAATTCAGCGGATATTCTCCCGATTTGGGTGCATCCAGCGCTCTGGATGGGGTCATAGACAAGGGGGTTTATCCCATTACCAAAGTATATAGTGTGGGACTGAATTTAACTTTTTAA
- a CDS encoding 7TM diverse intracellular signaling domain-containing protein: MIYLWFHLLLYAAPVVIAPGTHELQLKIRDIEFYEDRFTTLTFEDVSATDFQTKFNKNLNFTPQDYNTGSAYWMKIKLVIPEGETNYLLEFFDQTIDTLQVYLSHEGKPFKEYVMGDMLPFKEKPMAHKNFEIQLTGSGEYLLYFRVVSHEYADIRVGIRSYNRFVEYALAEYYLYGIFYGMILIISLYNMLIYSAMREIKYLYYTFYIISVGVFAMSVDGVGYQYLWRNSPEWNQVAHGVSLFAIIFWAILFSKKFLSLKIRAPKINTLLNVVFGLRILLFGYALFFDHSIFQNRNIELIPLIIIFAGSISVFNRGYKPARFFIVAFGVLFLGFILKAMLMLSFIPFTTLTYYSLHICFVFEMLFLSFALSDRVRILKENRDRAHKRIILQHEENAKLKDRMNAQLESLVEQRTAELKEKNTLLSQQKVEISEINSLLDLDNWRLRNNIKSIQMERLQNKELTYREFIEVFSDKNDCLRALSNLKWRSHYSCARCNNTVYSEGSAPFSRRCSKCGYQESPTTKTLFHGIKFPLEKAFYILYDSFNKDQYSLVEFAEMLELRRNTISDFKKRIKALTEEEKRTLHEIFKNLEDFVSSQK, from the coding sequence ATGATTTATCTGTGGTTTCATTTGCTTCTTTATGCCGCACCCGTGGTGATCGCTCCTGGTACGCACGAGCTGCAATTGAAGATCAGGGACATAGAGTTTTACGAAGACCGGTTTACCACACTCACCTTTGAGGATGTGTCTGCGACAGATTTTCAAACCAAGTTCAACAAGAACCTGAATTTTACCCCTCAGGATTACAACACAGGATCTGCATACTGGATGAAGATCAAATTGGTCATCCCTGAAGGGGAAACCAACTACCTGCTGGAATTTTTTGATCAGACCATCGATACACTGCAGGTGTATTTGAGCCATGAGGGGAAGCCTTTTAAAGAATATGTCATGGGTGATATGCTTCCTTTTAAGGAGAAACCCATGGCCCACAAGAACTTTGAAATTCAACTGACCGGATCGGGTGAGTATCTGCTGTATTTCCGGGTGGTGAGTCATGAGTATGCAGACATTAGGGTGGGCATCAGAAGCTACAATCGGTTTGTGGAATATGCGCTTGCAGAGTATTATCTCTACGGTATTTTTTATGGTATGATTCTGATCATCTCTCTTTATAATATGCTGATCTATTCGGCCATGAGGGAGATTAAGTACTTGTACTACACCTTTTATATCATCAGTGTGGGGGTGTTTGCCATGAGTGTGGATGGGGTTGGGTATCAATACCTGTGGCGCAATAGTCCTGAATGGAATCAGGTGGCTCACGGGGTTTCTCTGTTTGCCATTATTTTCTGGGCGATCCTGTTCTCCAAGAAATTTTTGAGCCTCAAAATCAGGGCCCCAAAAATCAATACCTTATTGAATGTGGTATTTGGTTTGAGAATTCTTCTTTTCGGCTATGCGCTCTTTTTCGATCATAGCATATTTCAGAATCGAAACATCGAATTGATTCCCCTGATCATCATTTTCGCAGGAAGTATCTCTGTATTCAACAGAGGGTATAAGCCGGCCCGCTTTTTCATTGTTGCTTTTGGAGTTCTCTTTCTTGGGTTTATCCTGAAGGCCATGCTGATGCTTTCCTTTATCCCATTCACCACCCTGACTTATTATAGCCTTCATATATGTTTTGTTTTTGAGATGCTCTTCCTCTCGTTTGCATTGAGCGATCGGGTGAGGATTTTGAAAGAAAATCGGGACCGGGCGCATAAGCGAATCATTTTGCAGCACGAGGAGAATGCAAAACTGAAAGATCGTATGAATGCTCAGCTGGAGTCGTTGGTGGAGCAACGTACTGCAGAGCTGAAGGAGAAAAACACGCTGCTCTCTCAGCAAAAAGTGGAGATCTCCGAAATCAATTCCCTACTGGATCTGGATAACTGGAGACTTAGAAATAACATTAAGTCCATACAGATGGAGCGTCTTCAAAACAAGGAACTCACTTATAGGGAATTTATTGAAGTCTTTTCTGACAAGAACGATTGCCTGAGGGCCTTGAGTAATCTCAAATGGAGAAGCCACTATAGCTGTGCCAGGTGTAACAACACGGTATACAGTGAGGGATCGGCCCCATTTAGCAGAAGGTGTTCTAAATGCGGTTATCAGGAGTCGCCCACCACCAAAACGCTATTTCATGGGATCAAATTTCCCCTGGAGAAGGCCTTCTACATCCTTTACGATAGTTTCAATAAAGACCAATACTCACTGGTAGAATTTGCCGAGATGCTGGAATTGAGAAGAAACACCATTTCAGATTTCAAAAAGCGAATTAAGGCACTGACTGAAGAAGAAAAGCGCACCCTTCATGAAATTTTCAAAAACCTTGAGGATTTTGTTTCTAGTCAAAAATAA
- a CDS encoding Mrp/NBP35 family ATP-binding protein, producing the protein MEISRDNILIALSEVQDPDLKKDLVTLNMIHNIQTGEKAIKFTVMLTTPACPLKELIRKDCEKAITKHFGEEVAVEIEMSSTVTTVRQNAPMLPGVKNIIAVASGKGGVGKSTVAANLAVALAKTGASVGLIDADIFGPSVPTMFNCEFEQPSVTQVNGQNKIIPIEQYGVKLMSIGFLAPPENAVVWRGPMASSALKQFLGDTVWGDLDYLLIDLPPGTSDIHLTLVQSVPVTGAIVVTTPQKVALADAQKGIAMFRQPQINVPVLGVVENMAYFTPEELPDNKYYIFGENGGKRLADKFNIPLLGQIPLVQSIRESGDAGYPAVLKDDVTAEAFRDLSQSLAQQVAIRNASEAKTKKVEINV; encoded by the coding sequence ATGGAGATAAGCAGAGACAATATATTAATTGCATTAAGTGAAGTTCAGGATCCGGATCTCAAGAAAGACCTGGTCACGCTGAATATGATTCATAATATCCAGACAGGCGAAAAAGCAATCAAATTTACTGTGATGCTTACCACTCCCGCCTGTCCACTGAAAGAACTCATCAGAAAAGATTGCGAAAAAGCCATTACCAAGCATTTTGGTGAAGAAGTGGCGGTGGAGATAGAGATGTCCAGTACCGTGACCACTGTTCGTCAGAATGCGCCTATGTTACCAGGAGTTAAAAACATTATAGCCGTAGCCTCCGGCAAAGGCGGTGTGGGTAAATCTACTGTGGCTGCCAACCTGGCTGTGGCTCTGGCCAAAACCGGAGCCTCTGTGGGATTGATTGATGCCGATATTTTTGGCCCCTCTGTACCTACCATGTTCAATTGTGAATTTGAACAGCCCAGCGTCACGCAGGTCAATGGTCAGAATAAAATCATCCCCATCGAGCAGTACGGTGTTAAACTAATGTCTATAGGCTTCCTGGCACCACCAGAAAATGCAGTAGTCTGGAGAGGCCCCATGGCCAGCTCTGCGCTGAAGCAGTTTCTTGGAGATACCGTATGGGGTGACCTGGACTACCTCCTGATCGATCTACCTCCAGGCACAAGTGATATCCACCTTACCCTCGTCCAGAGCGTACCCGTCACCGGGGCCATTGTGGTCACCACACCTCAAAAAGTAGCCTTGGCCGATGCTCAAAAAGGGATTGCGATGTTCAGACAACCACAGATCAACGTACCTGTTTTGGGCGTAGTGGAGAACATGGCATATTTCACTCCTGAGGAACTTCCCGATAATAAGTACTATATTTTCGGTGAAAATGGAGGCAAGCGGCTGGCTGATAAATTCAATATTCCGCTGCTCGGGCAGATTCCACTGGTGCAAAGCATCCGCGAAAGTGGAGATGCAGGCTATCCGGCTGTACTCAAAGATGATGTGACCGCTGAGGCATTCCGAGATTTATCTCAATCGTTGGCCCAGCAGGTGGCCATCAGAAATGCTTCTGAAGCAAAGACTAAAAAAGTAGAAATAAACGTTTAA
- a CDS encoding NifU family protein, whose translation MADLELLEKIESALDTIRPYLEADGGNVKILEVTDEQIVKLELLGNCGSCPMSTMTLRAGVEEAIKRAIPEIRGVEAINITTPDDPRAKLPETMM comes from the coding sequence ATGGCTGATCTTGAATTATTGGAAAAAATAGAGTCTGCACTGGACACTATAAGACCGTATCTGGAGGCCGATGGTGGTAACGTGAAAATACTGGAAGTGACGGATGAACAAATCGTCAAGCTCGAACTCCTGGGCAACTGTGGTTCCTGCCCTATGTCTACGATGACCCTCAGGGCCGGAGTGGAAGAGGCTATTAAAAGAGCGATCCCTGAGATCAGAGGGGTTGAGGCCATCAACATCACCACCCCGGACGATCCCCGTGCCAAATTACCTGAAACAATGATGTAA
- a CDS encoding T9SS-dependent choice-of-anchor J family protein, with translation MRGLLLFLLLFSFGISKGQERCATNQLNANVQRTEVQSDFEGWLKKRIQEKKAQQAVSPRRATAYQIPVVFHIIHDGSPVGSGSNISDDKILEQLQIINEDFNRTNADASETPAEYQDVAADAEIEFILAKQDPEGLPTSGIVRLQGSKSTYSPSEDALLTSESYWPQNDYLNIYVTDLSQGNLGYAQFPFSNLPGIASELENYKSTDGVVLDYAWTGNNENTGSFDSKGRTATHEIGHYLGLRHIWGDGGCGVDDFCEDTPPASGSSTGCPKNKISCETKDMIQNFMDYTDDVCMNLFTTCQKLRMHTVLEESPRRASLLTSPGLKEPVLTNNDLGIRSAIAPTQSQCTSMVTPGVQVRNYGLNPITAFKVSLFHEGVLQETLTSNVPLTTGETTEINFTPLFLDDQDANELTFVVTQVNGGPDGNDQNNSLTVTIAPFLPKVVPFFEDFEESTNYYKITETGAQSAWMYTTAPDSTPSNQAAVLPFYNQTANFGYQDFLITPTLDFSALTSVQLDFRYAYASRFSENLDGLIVLVSTNCGQDFLLQNMVFERYGKNLRTAGTSDFSFIPDELSDWESVNLNLTKFAGEEQVQIAFAGVNGGGNNIYLDNISVTSANLLAYDIGIKSVENLPVVSCEQSAFPLVEIKNYGYENVRDIEFQVEVNGVTFMEEFHDLFLPSGHSETFMVNTSDFMTDGSNEFIFTISQVNGRQDEQASNDQKIFYGLVNDTEDAIPVQETFENQSWIVVDPTGVPLFEVLRVNGDTVLASMSYGNETVSKSYLISPTLKTGPYNQGAIRFDYSYGQRTGFNDNLKVLLSLNCGKTFEKELLSLNSEQLAVKVSNTEWVPESREDWKTAFIDITEYMNWPELRIALVFSNGNGNRLYLDNINVLTTNDPGLPEFQNQVQLYPNPATTEFNVAFNLPERQKVNLQLIDISGKVLFDQDFSNIINQTINLKAPSQSGFYILHVTGQEISYTKRLFIRQ, from the coding sequence ATGCGGGGGTTACTACTGTTCTTGCTGCTGTTTTCCTTTGGCATAAGTAAAGGACAGGAGAGATGTGCTACCAATCAACTGAATGCCAATGTCCAGCGAACGGAAGTTCAATCCGACTTTGAAGGCTGGTTGAAAAAGCGGATTCAGGAAAAGAAAGCACAACAGGCTGTTTCCCCACGACGAGCCACGGCCTATCAAATCCCGGTGGTTTTCCACATTATACATGATGGTAGTCCGGTAGGCTCCGGCTCCAACATCTCCGACGATAAAATACTGGAGCAGCTGCAGATCATCAACGAAGATTTTAACCGAACAAATGCAGACGCCTCTGAAACACCCGCTGAGTATCAGGATGTGGCCGCTGATGCTGAAATCGAGTTTATCTTGGCCAAACAAGATCCTGAAGGCCTGCCTACCAGTGGCATAGTGAGACTTCAGGGCTCCAAGTCGACCTACAGCCCTTCAGAGGATGCGCTGCTGACCTCAGAAAGTTACTGGCCTCAAAATGACTACCTCAATATCTATGTTACGGATTTGAGTCAGGGCAACCTCGGCTATGCTCAGTTTCCATTTTCGAACCTCCCGGGCATCGCCTCAGAGCTGGAAAACTATAAGTCCACAGACGGTGTGGTGCTGGATTATGCCTGGACCGGCAACAATGAAAACACAGGCAGCTTTGATAGCAAAGGACGCACAGCCACCCACGAAATAGGTCATTACCTTGGCTTACGACACATTTGGGGGGATGGAGGCTGTGGCGTTGATGACTTCTGTGAAGACACCCCTCCTGCCTCAGGTTCGTCCACAGGTTGTCCCAAAAACAAGATCTCCTGCGAAACGAAAGACATGATCCAAAACTTCATGGATTACACAGATGATGTGTGCATGAACCTATTCACCACCTGCCAAAAACTCAGAATGCACACGGTATTGGAAGAGAGTCCGAGAAGGGCTTCGCTCCTCACCTCTCCTGGCCTCAAAGAGCCTGTACTGACCAATAATGACCTGGGCATACGATCGGCCATAGCCCCCACCCAATCACAGTGTACCAGTATGGTAACACCGGGCGTACAGGTGAGAAATTACGGTCTCAACCCCATCACTGCTTTCAAAGTATCTCTTTTCCATGAGGGTGTGCTTCAGGAAACCCTCACCTCCAACGTCCCTTTGACCACCGGCGAAACAACTGAAATCAATTTCACACCCCTATTTTTAGATGACCAGGATGCCAACGAACTCACTTTTGTAGTCACTCAGGTAAATGGCGGCCCCGATGGAAACGATCAGAACAACAGCCTCACAGTTACCATTGCACCATTTCTCCCCAAAGTGGTTCCGTTTTTTGAGGATTTTGAAGAAAGCACCAATTATTATAAGATTACAGAAACCGGAGCGCAATCTGCCTGGATGTACACCACCGCCCCTGACTCTACGCCTTCCAATCAGGCCGCCGTGCTTCCTTTTTACAATCAGACAGCCAACTTCGGCTATCAAGATTTCCTGATCACGCCAACCCTGGATTTCTCCGCACTCACATCGGTACAGCTGGACTTCCGCTACGCATATGCTTCCCGTTTTTCGGAAAACCTGGACGGGCTGATTGTATTAGTCTCTACCAACTGCGGCCAGGACTTTCTCCTGCAGAATATGGTTTTTGAGCGCTATGGCAAAAACCTGCGCACCGCTGGCACCAGTGATTTTAGTTTCATCCCGGACGAGCTATCGGACTGGGAAAGTGTCAACCTCAACCTGACCAAATTTGCCGGAGAAGAGCAGGTGCAAATAGCCTTTGCTGGGGTCAATGGTGGAGGAAATAACATCTATCTGGACAACATATCAGTGACATCAGCCAACCTCCTCGCGTATGATATTGGGATCAAATCTGTGGAAAACCTGCCTGTGGTCAGCTGTGAACAGTCGGCCTTCCCCCTGGTGGAGATTAAAAACTATGGCTATGAAAACGTGAGAGACATTGAGTTTCAGGTAGAAGTGAATGGAGTTACCTTTATGGAAGAATTTCACGACCTTTTCTTGCCTTCAGGGCATTCTGAAACCTTTATGGTGAACACCTCTGATTTTATGACAGACGGGTCCAACGAGTTTATCTTCACCATTAGTCAGGTCAACGGACGGCAGGACGAGCAGGCCTCCAATGATCAGAAAATATTTTATGGGCTGGTGAATGACACAGAAGATGCCATCCCCGTTCAGGAAACTTTTGAAAATCAAAGCTGGATCGTTGTGGACCCCACCGGGGTACCCCTCTTCGAAGTATTGCGGGTGAATGGAGACACCGTACTTGCTTCTATGAGCTACGGCAATGAAACGGTCAGTAAGAGCTATCTGATTTCACCCACCCTCAAAACCGGCCCTTACAACCAGGGAGCCATTCGGTTCGACTACTCCTATGGACAGCGTACGGGATTTAATGACAACCTGAAAGTACTCCTGTCCCTGAATTGTGGAAAAACTTTTGAAAAAGAGCTCCTCAGCCTCAACTCCGAGCAGCTGGCAGTGAAGGTGAGCAATACCGAATGGGTACCCGAATCCAGGGAAGACTGGAAAACTGCCTTTATTGATATCACGGAGTATATGAACTGGCCCGAACTAAGAATTGCCTTGGTCTTCTCCAACGGAAATGGCAACCGACTTTATCTGGACAATATCAACGTGCTCACCACCAATGACCCGGGACTCCCGGAGTTTCAAAATCAGGTACAGCTTTATCCAAATCCGGCTACTACAGAATTTAATGTGGCATTTAACCTTCCGGAAAGGCAAAAGGTTAACCTCCAGCTCATAGACATTAGCGGTAAAGTGTTATTTGATCAGGACTTCAGCAACATCATCAACCAAACAATCAACCTCAAAGCGCCCTCTCAAAGTGGCTTCTACATTCTTCATGTAACCGGCCAGGAGATTAGCTACACCAAAAGATTGTTTATCAGACAATAG